Proteins found in one Lagopus muta isolate bLagMut1 chromosome 18, bLagMut1 primary, whole genome shotgun sequence genomic segment:
- the KIF19 gene encoding kinesin-like protein KIF19 → MAGVQVPVLLSLHPCPLCPTLTGRVLQVALRIRPMIVAELQSGARPIAHRLDEQVVVLRDPMQNSDNVLHASHSREKSYVFDAAFDSTSTQETVYRATTRGLIASVISGCNATIFAYGPTGCGKTYTMLGTSSEPGICARALGDLFHAIEECSSDAEHEVSMSYLEIYNEVIRDLLSPSPHSLQLWEDSHGTVRVVGITELSASSTEEVLRLLLRGNQQRTQEPTAANHTSSRSHAVLQVTVRGRGLRCGRLQLIDLAGSERAAWTQNRGQRMKEGAHINRSLLALGNCIKALSKPAGSAHVNYRDSKLTRLLKDSLGGNSHTVMIAHISPASTAFEESRSTLTYAQHAKSIRPTVKHNLLSSSPHGRIVANLRGDIQHLKHQLYTAPGPGKHRAIHYTQAQVQLRDKLLNACHEQAALCQHLVQLEGTALHTRLAAARHLRILTRWKRRVWRWGKEGQGKPGGPSESRRNTDTDVPEPASVIAARESFMALVEKQDRLQEQKAELERRFQQSQQHTRRLEEAVQRRSSSVQQQELLALLCRLHQLQLHNAELRSHSLLQGGFRHFPATAVQPFNQHRAPRAAELEEREEPLDAKRRKKQLLPFEVASHGVGGSSTAP, encoded by the exons ATGGCCGGCGTGCAGGTCCCCGTTCTGCTGTCCCTTCATCCTTGTCCCCTCTGCCCCACACTCACTGGCCGTGTCTTGCAGGTGGCTCTTCGCATCCGACCCATGATTGTGGCTGAACTGCAGAGTGGTGCCAGGCCCATTGCCCACCGCCTGGATGAGCAG GTTGTGGTGCTGCGAGACCCCATGCAGAACTCTGATAATGTCCTGCATGCCAGCCACTCCCGGGAGAAATCCTATGTCTTTGATGCAGCTTTTGACTCCACATCCACCCAG GAGACCGTGTACCGTGCCACCACCAGAGGCCTCATTGCGAGCGTCATCTCCGGCTGCAATGCCACCATCTTTGCCTATGGCCCCACTG GCTGCGGGAAGACCTACACCATGCTTGGCACCAGCAGCGAGCCTGGCATCTGTGCCCGCGCCCTGGGTGACCTCTTCCATGCCATCGAGGAATGCAGCAGTGATGCAGAGCATGAGGTCTCCATGTCCTACCTAGAG ATCTACAATGAGGTGATTCGGGACCTGCTGAGCCCCTCACCACActccctgcagctgtgggaggaTTCCCATGGCACCGTCCGAGTGGTCGGCATCACCGAGCTGTCAGCCAGCAGCACCGAGGAG GTCCTACGGCTGCTGCTGAGGGGGAATCAGCAGCGGACACAAGAGCCCACAGCTGCCAACCACACGTCGTCACGCTCCCACGCCGTGCTGCAGGTCACTGTGCGGGGACGGGGACTGCGCTGCGGGCGGCTCCAACTGATAGACCTGGCAGGCTCCGAGCGGGCGGCTTGG ACACAGAACCGTGGGCAGAGGATGAAGGAGGGAGCGCACATCAACAGGTCACTGCTGGCTCTGGGCAACTGCATCAAGGCGCTGAGCAAGCCGGCGGGCAGCGCGCACGTCAACTACCGTGACAGCAAGCTGACCCGACTGCTGAAG GACTCGCTTGGGGGTAACAGCCACACGGTGATGATCGCCCACAtcagccctgccagcactgcctttGAGGAGTCCCGCAGCACGCTCACCTACGCCCAGCACGCCAAAAGCATCCGCCCCACG GTGAAGCACAACCTGCTCAGCAGCTCACCCCATGGCAGAATTGTGGCCAACCTGCGTGGGGACATCCAGCACCTCAAGCACCAGCTGTACACCGCACCAGGGCCAGGTAAGCACCGTGCCATCCACTACACCCAGG CCCAGGTCCAGCTGCGGGACAAGCTGCTCAATGCCTGCCATGAGCAGGCggccctgtgccagcacctggttCAGCTggagggcacagcactgcacacccgGCTGGCAGCTGCCCGGCACCTCCGCATACTCACTCG CTGGAAGAGGAGAGTATGGCGCTGGGGCAAGGAGGGGCAAGGGAAGCCAGGAGGGCCcagtgagagcaggaggaaCACGGACACAGATGTGCCAGAACCAGCCAGCGTGATCGCAGCACGGGAGAGCTTCATGGCACTGGTGGAGAAGCAGGACAGACTCCAGGAGCAGAAG gcagagctggagcGGCGcttccagcagagccagcagcacaccCGGCGGCTGGAGGAGGCTGTGCAGcgcaggagcagctctgtgcagcagcaggagctgctggccctgctgtgccgcctgcaccagctgcagctgcacaacGCAGAGCTGCGCTCCCACTCCCTGCTCCAGGGTGGCTTCAGGCACTTCCCAGCCACTGCCGTGCAACCCTTCAACCAGCACCGGGCTCCCCGCGCCGCAGAG ctggaggagagggaagagcCGCTGGATgccaaaaggagaaagaagcagctgctgcccttcgAGGTCGCCAGCCACGGGGtgggtggcagcagcactgcaccctGA